From the genome of Candidatus Edwardsbacteria bacterium:
AAAGGTCACCGAACAGACCCCGGGATAGCGCTGCAGTATCCCGGTCAGCTGGCGGGTGAATTCGTCGTTCATCTTGGTCTGCTCCAGAAGGATCTCCAGCTGTTCCACCAGGCCCTTGCGGCATTCCGGCAGGGCGTAAAAGTCCGAGGCTACGATCTTGGGAGCCTCGTCCTCCTTGGTGGAAACGGTTCCGGCCACCAGCACCACTCCGTCGCTGTTTATCAGGCTGCGCTTGGCATCGTACAGGTCGGAGAAAACCACCACCTCGGTGAACCCGGTAAGATCCTCCAGCGAGACGAAGGCCATCGGTTTGCCGTTCTTCTGGGTGATGGATTTGACCGAGGAGATCAGGCCGGCCACGATCACCGCCTGATAATCATCCAGGCCGGTCAATTGGTCCAAATTATGGCTGGCGAAGCATTTGATGTCGGCGGCGTATTTCTCCAGGGGGTGCCCGGACAGATAGAACCCCAAAGCCTCCTTTTCGAAGGCCAGAAACTGCTTGCGGCTCACCTGGGCCGGGGCTTTTTTCGCCTGATCCCGGGCGGGGCCGGGCGCCGGTTCGGCGGAGTCGAAGAAGGAGGTCTGGCCCATCTCCCGCTCGTGGCGGATCTGGGCGGCCGATTCCATGGTGAGGTCCAGATCGTTCAGCAGGCCCTCGCGGTCCGGCTGGATGGCATCAAAGCAGCCGGATTTTATCAGACTTTCCAGCACCTTGCGGTTGACCACCCGGGCGTCGATGTTCTCCAGCATCTGCTTCAGTGAATCGAAGCTTTTTAGCTCCCGGCGGGCCCCGATGATGGAATCGATGGTGTTACGGCCCACGTTCTTCACCGCCCCCAGGCCGAAGCGGATGGCCGGGCCCTCCGGCTGGTAGTGGTGCTGGCTGGCATTGATATCCGGGGGAAGCATGACGATGCCGGTCTCCCGGCAATTGGCCAGAAAGGAGATGGTCTTGTTGGTGTCGCCCATCACGCTGGTCAGCACGGCCGACATGTATTCCAAGGGGTAATGAGCCTTGAGATAAGCCGTCTGGTAGGCCAGCACCGCATAACCGGCGGCATGCGATTTGTTGAAGCCGTATCCGGCGAACTTGGCCAGCAGGTCGAATATCTTTTCGGCCCGATCCTTGGGGATCTTATTGATTTCGTAGCATCCCTTGATGAAGGCCGGGCGCTGTTTCTCCAGATCCTCCAGCCGTTTTTTGCCGATGGATTTCAGCATCAGATATCCGGCGCCCAGCGAATAACCGGCCAGGGCCTGCACCGCCTGCATCACCTGTTCCTGGTAGATCAGGATGCCGTAGGTGTTCTTGCAGATGGGCTCCAGCAGGGGGTGCTCGTACTCGATCCGCTCCTGGCCGTTTTTGCGGGCCAGGAATTGGGGGATCAGATCCATCGGCCCGGGCCGGTACAGGGAGATCACCGCGATAATGTCGTCCAGGGAGGAGGTTTGCAGCTTGACCGTCAGATCGCGCATGCCGGCCGATTCCAGCTGGAATATCCCGGTGGTGTTGCCCTTCTTCAGCAGGGCAAAAGTCTGCTCATCGTTGTAGGGGATGGCCTCCATGTCCACGTTGACGCCCCGTTCCCGGAGCATCCGGACGGTGTCGTCGATCACCGTCAGGTTGCGCAGGCCCAGAAAATCCATCTTCAGCAGGCCGCACTTCTCCAGCCAGCCCATCTCGTACTGGGTGGAGACGTCCCCCTTGCTGCTCTTGAACAGGGGCAGATAATCGGTCAGCCGCCCCGGGGTGATCACCACCCCGGCGGCGTGGGTGCCGACGTTTCGGATCCGGCCCTCCACCGCCTGGGCGATCTCGATCACCTCCTGGAAGCGGGGGTCGGATCTCACCAGCTTGTCCAGTTCGGGCACGTGCTTTAGGGCCTCGGCGATGGTGTTGCCGAAGGGGATCAGCTTGGCGATCTTGTCGGCCTCGCTGTAGCTTAAGCTGTACACCCGGCCCACGTCCCGCACCGCGGCCTTGGCCTGCATGGTGCCGAAGGTGATGATCTGGGCCACGCTGTCCGAACCGTATTTCTGGTTGACGTATTCGATCACCTTGCCGCGCTGGGTGTCGCCGAAATCGATGTCGATGTCCGGCATGGTGACCCGCTCCGGATTCAAAAACCGCTCGAACAGCAGGTTGAACCTCAGCGGTTCCACATCGGTGATGCCCAGGCAATACAGCACCAGGCTGCCCACCGCCGAGCCCCGGCCCGGTCCCACCGGAACCTGGTTGGCCCGGGCGAAATCGATGAAATCCTTGACCACCAGGAAATAGCCGGGGAAGTTCATCTTCTCGATGATCTCAAGTTCCTTGTTCAGCCGCTCCCTGATCCCGGAGGTGACCGTCTGGTATCTTTTGCTGAGGCCGGTCTCGGCCAGGTATCTCAGGTAGGCATGCTGGCTGTCGAATTCCTGGGGGATGGCATAGGAGGGGATGTTCAGTTTGCCGGAACCCAGATCGGACAGCAGCAGGTTGCAGCGCTCGGCCACCGCCATGGTGTTGTCGATGGATTGGGGGAATTCCTCGAAAAGCCGGGCCATCTCGGCCGGTGATTTGAAGTAGAAGTTGTCGTTGGAGAATTTCATCCGGTCGGGATCGCTGATGATCCTGCCGGTCTGGATGCACAGCAGAGCGTCATGGGCCTTGGCATCCTTGGCTTCCAGATAGTGGACGTCGTTGGTGGCCACCAGCGGGATGTCCAGCTCCTTGGACAGGGCGGCGATCTCGGGGATGACCTGAAGCTCCTCGGGCAGGCCGTGGTTCTGGATCTCCAGAAAGAAATCCGGCCCGAACAATTCACGGTAGAAGGAGGCGGCCTCCCGGGCTTTTGGGGGATTGCCTTTCAGAATGGCCTGGGCGATTTCGCCCTGAATGCAGGAGGAGAGGGCCAGCAGGCCCTCGGAGTGCTGGGCCAGAAACTCCTTGTCGATCCGGGGCTTGTAATAGAACCCATCCAGGAACCCGGCCGAGGAAAGCTTCATCAAGTTGCGGTAGCCGGTCTCGTTGCGGGCCAGCAGTATCAAATGAAAGGCGGTCTCCCCGCCGGCGTCGGCCGAACGGTCCAGCCGGCTGCCGGGGGCCAGGTACATCTCGCTGCCGATGATGGGTTTGATCCCGGCCGAGCGGGCGGTGGTGTAAAAATCCAGGGCCCCGAACATATTGCCGTGATCGGTGATGGCCAGCGAGGTCATCTTATGCTCGGCCGCCTTCTCCACCAGTTTTTTAACCGGGATCAGGCCGTCCAGGACGCTGTATTCGGTATGAAGGTGAAGATGGGTGAATCGGGAGTGAGGCATGACAGTTTTGCCTTTAGATTACGGATGGTGGATGGTTAAAGTGAAATGGCTGCCAAAACACTGCCGGAAATTTGGGCTGTGTGTCAGGTTGCGATTGGCCGGCTGCGGGCAATACCCAGGATGAGGACCTTTGGGGGCAATCATCAAAATCGGACGATCTATTCCTGCAGGTCGGAGAGTTTTTTGGGTACGCTGTTGCCGTTGAGGGGAAGGTCCAGGGGGTTGGCACAGTATTTTTCCTTGCAGCGGCTGCATAATATGAAGCTGAATTCGCGGTGCACCTCCTCCTCCAGCAGGGATTCCGGCACCCCGGCGGTCTGCTCGTTTATCCGGGCTATGAGGTCCTTGATGCTGGTGCCATCGGTCTGATCAAGCACCCCGTCGAACCCCTGCAGCAGGGAGATGTTCAGGCGGTAATATATGCTGCCCTGGGGCAGGGCCCTTCGGCATTTTTCACAGCGTCGCATGATATTTTCTCCTCCACCGTTAGGATATCACTTAACGGACAGAATTTCAATAGCAAAGTGTCCCATAATTCAATTGACAAATCAAACAAATGCAATTAAACTTAACAAGGCCCCAGGGAAGTTGAGACTCCAGCAGATTTGCCCCGGCACCCGGGCACAATAAATATTTACAACCGATGCTTAAAAAACATTTCATTTCGTCACTATTCTTCCTGGCGGTGGCAATATCCTCCGCCAGGCAATCCTCTGCCGCCAATATCTTCATTCCCATGGACCTGACCCAGGCCGATCACCTGCGGGCCTACGGGGTGGTGTACCGCTGCCTGCAGAACGGCATCAAGGTGGAATGGCTGCTAAATTACCGGGGCGGATCTTTCATGGCTTCGGAGAATCAAACCACGACGGATCTGTGCAAGCTTTCCGGGGTCAGTTACGGCATTATCTCCGATGATCAAACTTCGGAGATATGCCGCCAGATCGAATC
Proteins encoded in this window:
- a CDS encoding DNA polymerase III subunit alpha, with amino-acid sequence MPHSRFTHLHLHTEYSVLDGLIPVKKLVEKAAEHKMTSLAITDHGNMFGALDFYTTARSAGIKPIIGSEMYLAPGSRLDRSADAGGETAFHLILLARNETGYRNLMKLSSAGFLDGFYYKPRIDKEFLAQHSEGLLALSSCIQGEIAQAILKGNPPKAREAASFYRELFGPDFFLEIQNHGLPEELQVIPEIAALSKELDIPLVATNDVHYLEAKDAKAHDALLCIQTGRIISDPDRMKFSNDNFYFKSPAEMARLFEEFPQSIDNTMAVAERCNLLLSDLGSGKLNIPSYAIPQEFDSQHAYLRYLAETGLSKRYQTVTSGIRERLNKELEIIEKMNFPGYFLVVKDFIDFARANQVPVGPGRGSAVGSLVLYCLGITDVEPLRFNLLFERFLNPERVTMPDIDIDFGDTQRGKVIEYVNQKYGSDSVAQIITFGTMQAKAAVRDVGRVYSLSYSEADKIAKLIPFGNTIAEALKHVPELDKLVRSDPRFQEVIEIAQAVEGRIRNVGTHAAGVVITPGRLTDYLPLFKSSKGDVSTQYEMGWLEKCGLLKMDFLGLRNLTVIDDTVRMLRERGVNVDMEAIPYNDEQTFALLKKGNTTGIFQLESAGMRDLTVKLQTSSLDDIIAVISLYRPGPMDLIPQFLARKNGQERIEYEHPLLEPICKNTYGILIYQEQVMQAVQALAGYSLGAGYLMLKSIGKKRLEDLEKQRPAFIKGCYEINKIPKDRAEKIFDLLAKFAGYGFNKSHAAGYAVLAYQTAYLKAHYPLEYMSAVLTSVMGDTNKTISFLANCRETGIVMLPPDINASQHHYQPEGPAIRFGLGAVKNVGRNTIDSIIGARRELKSFDSLKQMLENIDARVVNRKVLESLIKSGCFDAIQPDREGLLNDLDLTMESAAQIRHEREMGQTSFFDSAEPAPGPARDQAKKAPAQVSRKQFLAFEKEALGFYLSGHPLEKYAADIKCFASHNLDQLTGLDDYQAVIVAGLISSVKSITQKNGKPMAFVSLEDLTGFTEVVVFSDLYDAKRSLINSDGVVLVAGTVSTKEDEAPKIVASDFYALPECRKGLVEQLEILLEQTKMNDEFTRQLTGILQRYPGVCSVTFVIKNGQSQPVRIRSQKLKVMPEQELLAELNQFLGGPLYRFCGKWQPAPPRKQSNYRKNGPGGRYQ